GAACCTGACCCCATTTCGCTTTGCCCCGGGCATGATGCGGGTGTGCACGGCGCGTTCCAGGCCCTTCTCCAGACACACAAGCTTATCTTACACATAGCCGGCCGGAGCCCCTCGGGTGCGAACTACAAAGCACAAAGGAGATGGGTTATGAGACAGCTACTGCTAATCTTAAGTGTATTGATAGGATTCAGTATCTCCTCATTTACCTTTTCGCCTCCAGAAGAAGCATGCCAGTGGGAGACAGATACCTGTCTGGTGATCATCCTTCAATATGAAGGGTTCTGGGAAATGATAATCCGCTGCGATAATGGCTACCGAGATGAAATTATTCAGGAGGGAATCTGGGGATTCTGCCCGGAATAAGGCTAACGTAGGCCCCGGTTTATGCCTGGGGCTCCTTTTGCTGCTCTTTTTCGGGAAGCAATCTGGCCAGGGACAGCCTACATCGATCCTGTCGCCGGATCTGGTCCTGCCGGGCCATCTCTTTGCCCGCGCAGTATCGGTAGCGCTGGATCGCCATCAGCACATCCTGGTGGCAGATGCCGGCGCCTACCACATCGTGTACTTTAATGCCCAAGGGGTCCCGATCGACACGTTGGGCCGCCGGGGCAACGGACCGGGCGAGTTTCAAACGCTGACACGTATTGCCACGTCTCCTGAGGGGGACTGGCTGTTCGTGCTGGAGGATATGCCTCGACGCGTACATCGCTGGCGTCTGCATCCTGGCCTTCGCCACATCGACACCCGCACTTTTCCTTCACTGCCTCTTCCGGCCCACTGGCCGCTGGAGCTGTGGGCCATCAGCGCTGACACGCTGATTCTTCGTTTTGCAGCCAGTTTGATCGACGCAGGCTTTCATGGACTCTACCGCTATCAGTGGTCGAATCGGCAGCTTCGCCTGCTGCTTTCGCTGCGTGAAAATGAGGTCATTCGCCGGGGAGGGCGGCGCACAATCTTTCCCTTTCTGGCGCGCCAACTGGTGGCCGTTCGGCCTCCCCACGGCATAGCTCTGGCCTGGAGCGACAGCCTGCAGGTGGTGTTGCATGACCTGAACGGCCACGTGCAGGCGCGCCGTCGCTTCCGCGCGCCTTCGCCTCCTCCCCTGACCTCCGAAGACTGGGCCAGAGCACGTCGATTGGATGCCCGGTTCGCCTCGGCTGCCCTGCCCCGCCTCAAACGGACGCACTGGCCCTACATCGACAATCTGCTGCTGGACGATGTCGGCAACATATGGGTACGGCTTACTCAGGGATGGCCGGACAAGCAGCTCCAAAGCACGCGTTACCTGGTGCTTACTCCTCGCGGCAATCTGCAGACGGTCGATCTGGAGGGCACTATTGACCTTGAGGTCGTGCAGAACGGCCGGGCGTTGGGCCTGCGACGAGAACCGGACGGTACCCGATCGGTGGTCGTTTTCTCACGGATTCGCCTGCGCCAGCAAGAGGCCACGCAAGAATAATTAATTGACCGTCCCGACAAAGCGCAAACAGGACGCAAGCGACACTCCGCTTACAGCGTGCCCAAGAGGCTCTGCCTGCCTTCTGCAGTGGGATTCACGTGCCCACACACGGTGCTGTGCTCTCTGCAGACCGGACGGGGATTCATCCACTTTTCCTACAGGTCCCTGGAAAAAGCGCCTTTCTGCTCCCATCTTGCAATCCAAAGAACCACTCCCAGGATTTGACAAGTCGGGGCGCGCGGGCCCGCGTCCCTGCCAGCCCAGCATTTCCAAGACGCCGGCTGCATCCATCCTGCCCCCACGTATGCAGCCAGTGCGCCTGTCAACCGATGCGCCTTTCTTCCCATAAGCTGCTGAAATTTCAGCCATTCCTCCCCCATCGTCCCTCTTGACAAGGTGTGTGTGTGTTAATTAGGGGTGCGAGGCCGGTCGTCCGGCCCGCACCCCCGACGGCCGGCCCGGGATCCATCGGGTGCGAACTACAAAGCACAAAGGAGGTGCATCATGAAGCGCCTGTTGCTTCCCATTGCCCTGATGCTCTCCAACCCGTAGAGACGTGGTCGCGAATGCCGTGGCGGTGATGACGCCTTCCGAAGCCTGTGCCGGTAGCTGTGCAGAGGCAAATTGTCCAGGAAGCGGTGCGCTTTGTTGCCGACAGGTTAAGTCGTATCTTTTTGGGTTAATCAAAGAAACCCAAGAGACTTACGAAAATCCTCCACAGGAATAAAAACAGCACATGCGCCGTCTTTCTCTGGTAGCCGGAAGTGTGCTCCTGCTGCTGGGGCTGGGCCTGTTGTGGACGCTTTCCTCTTCATCCAGTTTTTCAGGCCAGCCTGTGCCGTCCGATCGTCTTCCCTCCCCCCGTCCGCAAGCGCGCACCACACGGCAGGTCCAGCCGGTTATGCTGCAGCAGGTGCGCCTGTTCGGACGTGAGGCGCTCCTGTACACGGTAGACTTTATCCACGCCGGCCCCGAAGCGACCGTATATGTCCTGGACCGGGGCCGGCACCAGGTCCTCCGTTTTGATCTCAAGACGGGCCGCCTGCTGCAACGTTATGGAAAAGGTCCGGGAGAAGGGCCAGGCGAATTCCAGATGATTACCGACTTTAAAGTGGACCGGGCCGGGCGCGTCTACGTCTGCGATCCGGTGAATGCCCGCATCACGCTGTTCGCGCCGGACGGCCAACTTCTGGCCACCCTTTCGCTGGATCGTCCGCCCTACGGACTGGCCCTGATGGCCGATGCGCTGCTGGTCATTCAGTTACTCCGGGCCCGCTCGGATGGTCTGTTTGAAGTGTACCGTCTGGAGCAGAAGCCTGATGGTGCCTACCGGCTACGCTTCCTGCGTCGCTTTGGGGAATTTCTAAAAAATCAGGCGGCCTTCAGTTTGCTACTGGATGGTCGCCTTACAGGCGCCGACAGTTTTTTCGTCTATGCCCCGCGACGCATCGGCTGGCTTACCGCGTTTTACCCGGACGGCCGCCTCCGCTTTCACCGGGAAACCATCGATCCGATCCCGATTCCACGCCTGGTGCGGCGCGGTGACGTGGAGCAGGTAGACCGCAAGGCGCCGATCGCCACCTACGAGTTGACCGTCGACGGCCCCCGTCTTTATACCTGGAGCAAGGGGCGCGACGGCCAGGCCTACGTGGACGTTTACAGTGCCTATACTGGAGACTATCAATTCTCACTCCCCCTCGACCTCAAAGGACTGATTGACGTCCAGGATTCTCTGATCTATGCAGCCCACGACACCCTGGTCACGGTCTGGCGCTGGCGCCCTGCTGTGCCGGATTCGGAGGGAAGTAGCTCTTGAGTAAGGCAGCCTGTCCGTGTACGCGCTCGACGGATGTGGAGGCTGCTCCCCTCACGGAAAAGCCATAGAGCAAGGCCCTGGCGCACTCGTGGTCGGTAGCGTCCGTCACGGAAAACAGGGACCATCAGTTCCTCTTCCTGAACAGCTACGCAGCAAGTGCCCCTTTCCTGCCCCTCACCGCAACAGAGCAAACAACGCCACAATCACCCCGATCTGCCCTGCCCAAAACACAAACATCCACCGAATCAACCGCGTATGTCCCTGGCTGATCTGCACCCGCAAACGCATCTCCACCTCCGCAAGACGCGTCTCCAGTTTCGCTACCTCTTCCGTAAGGCGCTTGTCCAGCACCGCAATCTGACGTTCCAGCTTCGACTCCACCCCCTGAATCTGACGCTCCAGACGTGCTCCCTCCTCCGTGACCCGACGCGCAAACCGCTCCTCTACGATTCCTAACAGGTTGTTCCGCTCATGACGGACTGCCTCATTGAGCAACGCAATCAATGCCTCGACCCCTGCCTCCCCCAGCTTTTCTCGTAATACTTTGGGTACGGTCAAAATCGCCATCGGATTTCTAAGAGAAGGGTGAACCGATAAAAGTTAAAAATCCGGCTCTTCTGCAGAAGGTTCCCTTCCAACGCTGACCGGTGATGGGATACCCGACGTTCTGCGGGACGCTCGCGCCATAGCCGTTGAGGGTCCCATTTTCGAGGTCCTCCTTGCCTACCTGTTTCGCTGCGTATTGGGTTTTTAGCAATGAGGCCCCTCTCGCCGGATAGCAGCTGCTCCCGCAATCGCTCCGGCCACCTCGAAGGGCAATGCGATAAGTTTGAGGCTGTCCGTACGCACAAACATGTTGCCTCTTTTTCTTTGTCGAACCAGAGGCATTTTTCGTTATGGTTCTTTTTATCCGAACAAAACAATTTCTTGATCTTTTATTGAAACTTATTTTCCTTTTACTTCACTTTTAGTCACCTGCGCGTCGGGACTATGCTACACACGATTGAAAAAGCCTGTAAAACGTTACGTCTTTTCACCGAAGAGAAGCCGGAATGGGGCGTCACGGAATTAGCCCGTACGTTACGTATTCCCAAATCCAGCGCAGCAGGTATCCTATCGACCCTGGCGCATTACGGGCTGCTACGCCGAACGCCTTCGCGGAAATACCGATTGGGCTGGGAAATTCTGCGGCTGCACAGGCTGTTGGTGGAGACGTCCGAGTTTCGACAGCTGGCCCATCAGGAGATGGAGCGTCTGGTCCGAGAATACGGCGAAACGACGCATTTAGCTACGCTGGAAAATGGCATGGTAGTGTACATAGACAAAGTGGAAGGCTCGCGTTCTGTTCGGGTACACGTTACCGGTCTGGGCGTGCGCCTTCCCCCGCATGGAAGTGCGGTTGGCAAGATATTGCTGGCTTACCGTCCCTGGCCAGAGGTCCTGGAGATTATCCGGCGTCAGGGGCTCCCAGCGCTGACCCCCAACACCATTACCAAGCTGGAGCACCTGGAACAGGAGTTGATTCGGGTGCGTCAGCAGGGCTATGCGATTGATGAGGAAGAGGTGCTGCCTGAGCTATGCTGCGTGGCTGCGCCCATTCGTAACTACCTGCGGCAAACAATTGCAGCGATGAGCATCTCGGCCCCCTCCTACCGTTTTCGCCTCATGCGCGAGCGCTACACGCAGGCCGTCGTGGCCGCCTGCCAGCGCATTTCCAGGAAGCTGGGTTTTGCCTGTGGTTGATTTTACTGTTTACGCCGGACGGTTGTCTGTCTCTGAGGGGCTTCTTGTGCAGGCGTTGCTGAAGGCAATGTCCGCGCAATCAGTCCCAGGTTGGCCACCGCAAAGGGAGTCAGATAATTCAGCACCACCTTCCCTCCCAGAATCAGCGTCCAGTCCCCCTGGATGATCAGATCTCCCTGATTGAAAGCGGTCAACCAGGTACCTACAACCAGGGCAATCCAGCCAGTTCGCTTTAAATGCGGCGGGTAAAAGACCACCTGCATCAGTTGCTGCAAACGCGGCTTCATGGTTCAATAAACCGGCCGTTCCCGCTCCCCCTGCTGCGCTTCCAGCCAGGGCTGTACGGGTGGCATCTCTTCGATCATGGAGCGCACCGGCACTTCCAGCAACCAGGGGCGCCCTTGCTGAAAAAATTGGGTTACTTTACGGACCAACTGATCAGGATCCGTCACCCGAGCGGCCTCCACTCCCATACTCCGAGCCAGCTGTACGCTGTCAACCGGCCCTAAGCGAACCCCGAAATAACGTTTTCCATAATAGAGATGCTGTAGTGTCTGAATCCAGCCATAGGCATGGTTGGTCAGTTGGACAAACAGGACTGGTAGGTTGTAGCGCACAGCTGTTTCCAATTCGCCAGCGGCCATGGCCATGCTGCCTTCGGTGGTAAAGACCAGCACAGGCCGCTGCGGGCATGCCAGGGCAATCCCGATGCCAGCGGGAATGGCATAACCCATGGGCCCCACACCCCGCGGTAAAATGACGGTACGTCCGGGTCGATTGAGGGTCCAGTAAGCGGCCAGATAGGGCGTAGGCGTACCCGGATCGCCTACCACAATTACCTCGGCGTGAGCGGCAGCCAGGCGATGGATCAACTGTACGATACGGCGCACCGAAAACTCTGGGCCCGCCCCTGTAAGTATGCCTTGTTTACGCACTTGCGTGATCTGCGCCATACGCTCCGCTTTTGGGATACTACCTGTCTGGCTCAGTGCATCAATCAGTTGTTCCAGCACCACGCGGGCGTCCCCAACAAGCGGTATAGCCCCCGGATAATTAGCACCTGCCCGTAAGGGATCGATGTCGATCTGTATGATCCGCGTTCCCTGTCGGGAAGGTGCCCGGAAACTCAACGTATCGGTCGCATTGGCACGTGTGCCTACCAACAGGACCACATCCGCCTGGGCGACATAGGCGTTGGTGGCGGGTTGTCCACCGTTCGCTCCGACCACACCCAGGTAGAGCGGATGCCTCTCCGACAGGGCGCCTTTACCATGGATAGTGGTGGCAATCGGCAACTGATAGGTCTCAGCCAGAGCCTGCAACACCGTATAGGCATTGGACCAGTGCACCCCTCCACCCGCCACAATTACCGGTTGTTGAGCGGTGGCAAGCCATCGGGCAGCCTGTTCAACCAGAGAGGGATCTGCCTCGGGGCGCCTTGTTGGAAGATCTGGCTTCCATGCACATGCAGCCGCCTCACACCCCTCAGGCACGGAGGCTTCCCAGAGATTCTCCGGTATCACCAACGCACCTGGCGCAGGCCGCTGCGTTCCCAGCTGTTCCCAGAGCGCCCGAAAAAACCGGGGGAGTTGATGGACTTGCGCTACCCGATAAACGGCTTTCGCGGTACCCGCCAGCAAGGTGTCCACAGGAAACTCGGTCAGTGCGCCACTACCCCGACTGTCTTGATGAATGTCGCTGACTACAGCCAGTACAGGCACCGAAGCGGCATAGGCCTCCACAAGTCCACTGGCCAGGTAGGCCGCTCCCCCTCCGCTGGAAGCCTCGACAACCATACGTCGGCCGGTCACGCGAGCAGCTCCATCGGCCATATAGGCCGCATGCCGCTCATCACGGGTAACAATGTGTCGCAGCGATGGGTGGTGGCGCGACAGGGCGTCGTACAAGGCCACGCTCGTATCTCCGGGCAATCCAAAGACCAGCTGTACCCCTGCCTGCTTCAGCAATGCGATCAGGAGTTCCGCGCCTGTTTGCCCCCTTCTCATGGGTCGTCTTCACGCAACACCGGATTTTCCAACACGCCGATGCGCTCAATTTCAATACGCACCACGTCGCCCGGCTGAAGAAATCGGGGAGGCGTCCGGACAAAGCCAACCCCTGCCGGAGTACCCGTAGCAATCACGTCGCCAGGCTGCAACGTCATTACCTCCGAGAGACATGCGATAACCGTGGCTACCGAAAAGACCATTTCCGCCGTGGAGGCTTCCTGCATCACCTCTCCATTGAGCTGTAGCTGGATACGGAGTTTCTGGGGATCTGGACATTCATCCGGCGTAACAATCCAGGGCCCCATCGGAGCAAAAGTATCGAACGCTTTGCCCAGCGTCCACTGGGACGTTTTGAACTGATAATCCCGGGCCGACACATCATTGAAGATCGTGTAGCCAGCCACACAGCTCAGGGCCTCCTCCTCGGTTACATAACGCGTCCGACGTCCGATTACCACGGCCAGTTCTGCCTCAAAATCCACCTGGTTCGTGACGCGCGGCAGCCGGATAGGCTGCCTGTGGCCGATCAGACAGGAGGCAAACTTGGCAAAGACCTCAGGAAAAGAAGGAATGCCAACTCCGGCCTCATGCGCATGCGCTGGATAATTTCGTCCCAGACATAGCACTTTTTCAGGATGGCGCACCGGCGCGGCCAGTTGCAACGCGTGCAATGGTAACAACACACCGGTTGTTGTTAACAGCTCCGGGTCTTGTTGGTGCTTTTCCCGGAGAAAGGCTATCACTTCCTGAAGTAGCTGTATTCCTTCTGCTTCTCGCTGCAACAAAGTCTGCAAATCGGCAGGTAACAGCAACGCGGCCCAGAGGCGTGCGGTAGGGCTCGGCTGGTACCGCGCCCAGAGTGCTCCAGCCCGCTGGATATCCAGCACGTGTGCGTCGTCCCAGCACACGCCTGCCCGCAATTCTCCCCATCGCTGATACGTGAGCAATCGCATAGGTATTTACTCAAAAACCACAGTCAGTGGTGGGAATCCCTGCATACACAGGGTACACACATCCCCGCGAGCTACCGGAAACGAGGCGGCCAGGGCGCCGGAAAGCACAATATCGCCTGCTTTGAGACGTACCCCGTATTGGGACAACGTGTTCGCCAGCCAGGCCACAGCCCGTGCCGGATGGCCCAGACAGGCCGCACCAACCCCCTGGCTATGGAGGACCCCGTTTTTGTAAAGCAGCATGCCTACCTGTTGCAGATCAAAAGTGCGGGCAGCCTGTTGCCAGGGTCCCAGTGTAAAAGCCCCAAAGGAAGCATTATCTGCGACGGTATCATAAATGCGTATTCGCCAATCCCGAATGCGGCTATCCACAATCTCCAGACTGGCCGCAATGGCTTCCGTGGCGCCCAGCACCTCTTGTGGGGTAATGTTCGGTCCCTCCAGATCCTGTCCGAGCAAGAAAGCCAGCTCTCCTTCCAGACGAGGCTGCCAGAAGAGCTCAATCGGAATGGTAGCCTGGGTGCCGTGTGGTTCGAAATAGCGAGAAGCCCACAGATGCCCAAAATCAGGCTGATCGACTCCCATCTGCTGCTGCATGGCCAGCGAGGTCAGTCCGATCTTGTGGCCCAACACCTGCTCGCCTCGCTTCTTACGCAACGCTGTCCATGCCTGCTGGACGGCATACGCCACGTCGAGCTGAGTCAGGCCTGCCGTCTCGGACAATGGCTCCACGGGCGCTCGTTGCTTTTCCCAGACAGCATCGAGCACCTCGGCCAGCTGAACGGCCACGGTTGTTATTGATTGGCCAGGCATATGTTTTTGATTTCGGTGTAGAATTCCAGGCTATACTGCCCGCCTTCCCGTCCAATGCCACTCTGTTTCATCCCGCCAAAAGGTACACGCAGATCCCGCACAAAGAAATCGTTGACCCAGACTGTACCGGCTTCCAGGGCCTGGGCAACCCGCACAGCGCGGCCCGCATCGCGCGTCTGAACCACTGCCGACAATCCATAGGCTACCCCGTTAGCAATCGCAATAGCCTCTTCTTCTGTGTCGAACGGCAATACCGTGACGACCGGTCCGAAAATTTCTTCCTGGCAGACCCGGTCGGTGGGCTGCACGCCTTCGATGATGGTGGGGTTGAGGAAATTCCCCTGGTCCAGGGGCGCGGGCAACACGGGACGATCACCGCCTATCAGCACACGCGCCCCCTGTTGGCGCGCCAGCTCAATGTAGAACTGCACCCGTTCCAGATGATCCGGGTGAATCAGCGCGCCCAGCGTCGTGTCGGGGTCAAACGGATCACCTGGCCGAATCCGCTCGCGGGTCGCCTGTATAAACTGCTCCAGGAACGTCTCATAGATGGGCCGCTGCACCAGCAACCGGGGACCGGCCAAGCAGAATTCCCCTTGATTGAAAAAGCTGGCCCGCAACGAAATCTGCACAGCGCGCTCCAGATCGGCATCGGCAAAAATAATATTGGCCCCTTTGCCGCCGAGCTCAAAGGAAAGACGCTTCAGCGTTGGCGCCGCTGCCTGCATGATGTGTTTTCCTGTGTTGCTTTCTCCCGTGAACGAAATCAGACGCACTCCGGGATGTTGTGTCAGCAAGGCGCCGGCTGAGTCAGGTCCGAACCCATGGACCACGTTAAAGACACCTGGCGGCAGCCCTGCTTCGTGGGCAAGCTGGGCCAACTTCCAGGCACCAATCGGAGTAAACTCGGCGGGTTTAAGCACAACCGTATTGCCAAAAGCCAGGGCGGGTCCCATCTTCCAGGTTGCCAGCAGCAATGGGACATTCCAGGGGGTAATCAATGCGGCTACGCCTACCGGCATGCGTTGCACATAATTGACGTAGCCATTATCCATGAGATAGGCTTCGGAGCCATGCGTTACGGCAAAATCCGCAAAGAACTCCAGATTCCAGGCCACCCGCTCGATGTAGATCGCCGGATTGTTCTCGCGGATGGGGCGGCCTACATCATATGTTTCGATCCGGGCCAGCTCTTCAGCGTGTTCTCGAATGGCCTGAGCGAAACGATGCAGTAGCTCTCGGCGTTGCCGTGCAGGCATAGCCCGCCATTTGTCAAAAGCAGCCTGCGCCGCCGAAACAGCGGCTTCTACCTCTTCGGCCTTTCCCTCCGGCGCTTTGCCAATGACTTCGTTGGTGGCAGGATAATGGATTTCAAAATGACGTTGTCCTTCCACAAACTCGCCGTTGATGTAGTGCTGGACGTTGAAGAAAGGAGGGCGGAGGGTTGCCTCCGTGACCTGTCCCTCGGCTTGTACCTGCGCCATAATGTATCCCGGTTTTGTTAGCTGGAAACAAACTCAAGGAGTTAGCTGGCAGAGCAGAAGGTAGTTGTCCAGTTCGACCCGGAGCACTCCAGGCCGTGCCGGTTGCGCGCTCGTTGGTGATCCCATAAAGATGAACTGTCCGGCCTGTAGTCCTCCTACCTGCCGGGCGAGCCACTGAAGACGCTCTCCAGGATCCCCCAGTACAGCTACCTCGCCTTCCCCGACACATACGCCGTCCAGAAACAGACGCAACGTCCCCGCACGGGGCCAGGCCGATAGTAGCTGCGTTCCCATCAAAAAGCCTCCCCCGGATGCATTATCAGCGACCACCTCGACCACTGAAAAGCGATAGTCCTTCCAGACGGAGTCCAGTACATCAAGCCCCAGAAAAATACCCCCGATCGCCTGCTCAGCCTGGTCAGGCGTACTCGAGGGGGGGATGGGCGCCCGCAACCAGACGACCAGTTCAGGTTCCATCCGAGGTTGCAGAAATTGCCCCAGCGATAAAGGACTTTCCTGGAGCATTTCGGTTGTAATACGACCATAAATCGGGTGATCGATGCCCATTTGCTGTTGTTTGGCGGGGCTGAGTAAGCCCAGCTTATAGCCTTTGAGGGATACAGCAGATAGCCGTGTCGCCTGAACACGGTAAGCCCCGTTCAGATCGACCTGCCAGTCCCCTCCACGGCTGGTCAGTAGCGTGCGCGTCTGCCGCGCCCACTCAATGGCCTCTCGAAGCCTCTGTTCGTTTTGACGCAGCATCATCTATCCGATCTGCCAGTGATTGGCCGCCAACAAACCAGTGCGTCGCAGGGACTTCCTGATACACAACCCGCACGGTTTCCGCAGACACCCCGATCGTTTGTGCTGCGGTTTCAGACAGCGCGGCCGCCAGTTCCTGCAACTGCGCGGGCGTACGCCCTGCCCGCAGCGTGATGCGCAAGAGCAACATAATCTTTTTCCTGGATGAAGGCCAACCGAGCAGGCCCCCTATACCTGGTCAGGAGGCCTTTGCGCCTGGCTCAATCCCTCTTGGTCTTTCTGTGCTGAATGCATAGCGCCTTCAGACAGCGCTCAAAAAAAGCGTGCCCAGGCCACCAAATTCTGCCACGTAGGTGTCCCCCGGCTGCACGGGATGGGCTCGGGTCAGTCCTCCCGTCAGCACCAGGCTACCTGCTGGAAGCGTCTGCCCCTGCTGGGTCAGTGTCTCCACCAGCCATTGCAGGGCAAGCAGCGGATGTCCCATCGCCTCGGCCCCCAGTCCTTGATCGATCGCCTGGCCATTGCGCCAGAGCCGCACCCCCACCAGCGCCAGATCAACCCGGCAGGGCCAACGCTGCGGAGGGCCCAGCCATACACGCGCCGCTGAGCTATTGTCCGCAGTATTATCTTCCAGTTGAAAAACGTACTGCTGATAGCGCGTGTCCACAATCTCCAAACAGGGATAGACCACCTCGATAGCCGCCTGCAAGGCGAGCCAGTCGGGTTTGCCCTCCAGCGTACGTCCCACATAGAGCGCAATCTCAGGCTCAATACGCGGGTGAATGAGCGCACTGCAGGCAAGCTGTGGCTGCGTTAGCAACATGCGGTCCAGCAAAACGCCATAATTAGGGCGGTCAATGCCCAGTTGGGCGCGCATGGCCGCGCTGGTAAATCCCAGTTTATATCCTATTGGGGTCCCCGCTTGCAGGGCTACCCGAGCCTGTTGCACCCGATAGGCTTCTTCCAGCGTCAGCGCATACTGCTGGGTAAGCGGCTGAATGGGACGCCGCTGCTGCTCCGCTTCATACAACCGGCGCGCCAGTACCTCAATAGTTGCCGCCTCCAGCATCAGCCTTCAGGATTCCAGCACCAACCGCCCCAGTTTCCCCCTGCAAAAAACCAGGGGTTCCTGTTCTTCGTGGTAATCCATATACACCACAGATCCGATGACCAGCACGTGGTCCCCGGCCTCATGCCGGTCTACCACATCGGCCACGATACGCACGACGGCCTGAGGCAACACCGGTGCCGCTGCCTTTTCCTCAAAGAAAATCTCCAAGTTACTGCCCTTCTTTCCTGCAAAATGCCAGCACAAGTCTTTCTGATTTTCAGATAATATATTGACACTATACTTATCGCTACTACATATATATTTGTACATCTTAGTGTTCTTATCTATCGACACCAGAATTAAAAGTGGATCTAAAGATACTGAGATGAAAGAGTTCACGGTAATCCCATGGATTCCCCGGGGCGTTTGCGTAAGCACAACGGTTACGCCGGTGGGGAATAGGGACATCCCCTTTCGGAAAAAACGTGCATCTATTTCTTTAATCGTTGCTTCCATTGTAGTGTATGTTTATTCGTAGTACCATCCCATGAGAGAGCGAGCTTGCTCAATTTGCTGTTGCAGCAAAAGTGATCGAATACGACTGGAAGAAATGATCTTACCTGTATGATCACGTACTTTTACAAATTCTCTGACATTAAAATACCTGGCAAGTGTCTCCACATTTCCCTCTCTATTTTTTCCAAATTTAAAATCTTTTCCAACCCATATTTCTATAGGATTTACCCAGCTTATCCTCTTAATAAAATCATAAGCGCTTAATGCAGCATAAGCTCTGTCAAATACGACAACGACGACATAGTCTGGACCAAACGCCGAAAGGCGTCGCAGCTTTTCAGGCAGCGGCGTTAGCAGGCGTGCTCCTTCAAACAGGGTGCGTGGTGGTGGATCAAAAGTCAAAATGACAAAAGGCACGCCGTGGTGCCAGGCGCGGCGTTGCGCCTGCCGTAGCAGGGCCTGGTGGCCACGGTGGACTCCAT
This portion of the Rhodothermus sp. genome encodes:
- a CDS encoding fumarylacetoacetate hydrolase family protein — translated: MLEAATIEVLARRLYEAEQQRRPIQPLTQQYALTLEEAYRVQQARVALQAGTPIGYKLGFTSAAMRAQLGIDRPNYGVLLDRMLLTQPQLACSALIHPRIEPEIALYVGRTLEGKPDWLALQAAIEVVYPCLEIVDTRYQQYVFQLEDNTADNSSAARVWLGPPQRWPCRVDLALVGVRLWRNGQAIDQGLGAEAMGHPLLALQWLVETLTQQGQTLPAGSLVLTGGLTRAHPVQPGDTYVAEFGGLGTLFLSAV
- a CDS encoding FAD synthetase family protein, producing the protein MRVCYDTATRWPLRLDASVLTMGAFDGVHRGHQALLRQAQRRAWHHGVPFVILTFDPPPRTLFEGARLLTPLPEKLRRLSAFGPDYVVVVVFDRAYAALSAYDFIKRISWVNPIEIWVGKDFKFGKNREGNVETLARYFNVREFVKVRDHTGKIISSSRIRSLLLQQQIEQARSLMGWYYE
- a CDS encoding flavin reductase family protein, with translation MEATIKEIDARFFRKGMSLFPTGVTVVLTQTPRGIHGITVNSFISVSLDPLLILVSIDKNTKMYKYICSSDKYSVNILSENQKDLCWHFAGKKGSNLEIFFEEKAAAPVLPQAVVRIVADVVDRHEAGDHVLVIGSVVYMDYHEEQEPLVFCRGKLGRLVLES